The following proteins are co-located in the Panthera uncia isolate 11264 chromosome F1, Puncia_PCG_1.0, whole genome shotgun sequence genome:
- the NAXE gene encoding NAD(P)H-hydrate epimerase, translated as MRALRALLGFGLLAAGSHLQRVRGPAGVCRARPAWWGTRRPQSGGRGDPALMASPAVKYLSQEEAQAVDEELFNEYQFSVDQLMELAGLSCATAIAKAYPPKSMSRSPPTVLVICGPGNNGGDGLVCARHLKLFGYQPTIYYPKRPNKPLFGALVTQCQKMDIPFLGEMPPEPMLIDELYELVVDAIFGFSFKGDVREPFRSILSVLSGLTVPIASIDIPSGWDVEKGNSGGIQPDLLISLTAPKKSASHFTGRYHYLGGRFVPPALEKKYQLNLPPYPDTECVYRLQ; from the exons ATGAGGGCCCTGCGGGCGCTGCTGGGGTTTGGTCTGCTGGCCGCCGGTTCGCACCTGCAGCGCGTCCGGGGCCCGGCCGGGGTCTGCCGCGCGAGGCCAGCCTGGTGGGGGACGCGGCGGCCGCAGTCGGGCGGCCGCGGGGACCCGGCGCTCATGGCGAGCCCGGCGGTGAAGTACTTGAG CCAGGAGGAGGCCCAGGCCGTGGACGAGGAGCTGTTCAACGAGTACCAGTTCAGCGTGGACCAGCTGATGGAGCTGGCGGGGCTGAGCTGTGCCACAGCCATAGCCAAG GCCTATCCCCCCAAGTCTATGTCCCGGAGCCCCCCCACGGTCCTGGTCATCTGCGGGCCCGGGAATAACGGAGGAGACGGCCTGGTCTGTGCCCGGCACCTCAAGCTCTTT GGCTACCAGCCAACCATCTATTACCCCAAAAGGCCTAACAAGCCACTCTTCGGTGCACTGGTGACCCAGTGCCAGAAAATGGACATCCCCTTCCTTGGTGAAATGCCCCCGGAG CCCATGCTGATCGACGAACTGTACGAGCTGGTAGTGGATGCAATCTTCGGCTTCAGCTTCAAAGGGGACGTCCGGGAGCCATTCCGGAGCATCCTGAGCGTCCTGAGCGGGCTCACCGTGCCCATTGCGAGTATCGACATTCCCTCAG GATGGGATGTGGAGAAGGGAAATTCTGGAGGGATCCAGCCAGACTTGCTCATCTCCCTGACCGCACCCAAAAAGTCTGCGAGCCACTTCACCGGTCGCTATCACTACCTGGGAGGTCGTTTCGTGCCTCCTGCTCTGGAAAAGAAGTACCAGCTGAACTTGCCGCCCTACCCTGACACGGAGTGTGTCTACCGTCTGCAGTGA
- the TTC24 gene encoding tetratricopeptide repeat protein 24 translates to MWRPVGVRKRSAAAARSPYGPGGGVRAESPEREPALEEAQGDILTPLLPSVSTMSSSNPEDTRREPESEPEPSTSKQKRRGKRPQQEASVHALTRAGHGALLAGRNHEALTIFQRAFVLASEAPQTRDTPVLRACAFNLGAAYVETGDPARGLELLLRARPEEKAQGRRHGDQCFNVALAYHALGDLPQALAWYHRALGHYQPLGDHGQVQAKMGACYQALGQPELAAHCLQEASRAYAQAGQPQAAALALGAAAGCMLKSGRHGVGAVTRVLEESRRLAERSPEHRLLGHLYNDLGLSYCQLQLFPLAAEAFLRALPLCRGPGEEATVLRNLGTAHSALGNYRQARECHQKAADLHGSGGQRREQGRSFGSLAFVLSQLGDHRAARDNYLHALQAARDTGDTKGQWQACEGLGAAAARLGQHDQALTYYKEALARSQKEPDSVRDRLVAKLADAMRTHLARAGLVPTHTLTWAPGRPQAPGGPGRGRVEVRHRSSGGWEEEELEEGQEEREDQAPPDVPAASWAQRLECEWQQAVPSCASPTWTREHSLPHVGFLDAPPPPGSAADCAVLRAAVGGGRPSFAKRLPRTHPDTHPPCSSPKVFSLHHVVLGAERPVMSVPVPLHPGPGSGAHLPLGGQGPLRMEHPGILVPSGPQVNRSPGWPRETPSRNPQRRLAKSGFCTIM, encoded by the exons ATGTGGCGCCCAGTAGGGGTGCGGAAGCGGAGTGCGGCGGCAGCGAGGAGTCCTTACGGCCCTGGGGGCGGGGTTAGAGCTGAATCACCCGagagggagcctgctttggaggaAGCCCAGGGTGACATATTGACCCCCCTGCTCCCCAGTGTCAGCACGATGTCTTCCTCCAACCCTGAGGATACCCGCCGAGAGCCTGAGTCTGAGCCTGAACCCTCAACCTCCAAGCAGAAACGGAGGGGAAAGCGGCCACAGCAAGAGGCCAGCGTCCACGCCCTCACCAGGGCTGGCCACGGGGCGCTCCTGGCTGGCCGGAACCACGAAGCCCTGACCATCTTCCAGAGGGCCTTCGTCCTGGCCTCGGAGGCCCCGCAAACTCGCGACACCCCTGTTCTCCGGGCCTGTGCCTTCAACCTGGGGGCTGCCTACGTGGAGACCGGGGACCCAGCCCGGGGCCTCGAGCTGCTCCTGAGAGCCCGACCTGAGGAGAAGGCGCAGGGCAGGCGTCATGGCGACCAGTGTTTCAATGTGGCTTTGGCCTACCACGCCCTGGGCGACCTGCCTCAAGCTTTGGCCTGGTACCACAGGGCCCTGGGTCACTACCAGCCGCTAGGCGACCATGGGCAAGTCCAGGCAAAAATGGGAGCCTGCTACCAGGCTCTGGGACAGCCTGAGCTGGCAGCCCACTGTCTGCAGGAGGCAAGCCGGGCCTACGCCCAAGCAGGGCAGCCCCAGGCTGCGGCCTTGGCCTTGGGGGCTGCGGCGGGGTGTATGCTGAAGAGCGGGCGGCATGGGGTGGGCGCGGTGACGCGGGTGCTGGAGGAGAGCCGGAGGCTTGCTGAGAGGAGCCCTGAGCACAGACTGCTGG GGCATCTCTATAACGACCTAGGCCTGAGCTACTGCCAGCTCCAGCTGTTTCCGCTTGCAGCGGAGGCCTTCCTGCGGGCCCTGCCCCTGTGTCGCGGGCCGGGAGAGGAGGCCACGGTGCTGAGGAACCTCGGGACGGCCCACAGTGCCCTCGGCAACTACCGGCAAGCCCGGGAGTGTCACCAGAAGGCTGCTGACCTGCATG GCTCTGGGGGGCAGCGGCGGGAGCAGGGCCGGAGCTTTGGCAGCCTGGCATTTGTACTGAGCCAGCTGGGGGACCACAGGGCAGCCAGAGACAACTACCTACACGCCCTGCAGGCGGCCCGGGACACTG GGGACACGAAGGGCCAATGGCAGGCCTgcgaggggctgggggctgccgcAGCCAGACTGGGGCAGCACGACCAGGCCTTGACGTACTATAAGGAGGCGCTGGCTCGGAGTCAG AAGGAGCCAGACTCTGTGCGGGACCGGCTGGTGGCCAAGCTGGCGGACGCCATGAGGACCCACCTGGCCCGGGCCGGGCTCGTCCCCACACACACCCTG ACTTGGGCTCCAgggaggccccaggctccaggagggccgggaaggggcagagtggaaGTGAGGCACag GTCTtcgggtgggtgggaggaagaggaattggaggagggccaggaggagagagaggaccaGGCCCCACCGGATGTCCCCGCGGCGTCTTGGGCGCAGAGGCTGGAGTGTGAGTGGCAGCAGGCTGTCCCTAGCTGTGCATCTCCTACCTGGACACGGGAGCACTCTCTCCCCCACGTTGGTTTCCTGGATGCCCCGCCTCCCCCTGGGTCTGCCGCTGAC TGTGCCGTCCTCCGGGCAGCAGTGGGCGGTGGGCGGCCCAGCTTTGCCAAGCGCCTGCCCC GAACGCACCCCGACACGCACCCTCCTTGTTCTTCTCCCAAAGTTTTCTCTTTGCACCATGTGGTTCTTGGCGCAGAGAGGCCTGTGATGAGTGTGCCCGTCCCTCTCCATCCAGGTCCAGGATCCGGGGCCCATCTCCCGCTTGGAGGCCAAGGCCCCCTCCGAATGGAGCATCCTGGCATTCTGGTCCCCAGTGGCCCCCAAGTCAATAG GTCGCCCGGATGGCCCAGGGAAACCCCAAGCAGGAACCCTCAGAGGAGACTCGCCAAGTCTGGGTTCTGTACGATCATGTGA